In Brassica napus cultivar Da-Ae chromosome A3, Da-Ae, whole genome shotgun sequence, the sequence GTGTTTTTGTAATCTCTATCTTCAAAAGCTACAAACCATTTCATCAATAGTCAAAGCAGACCTTTGTTATACCTCAATAGCTACGCTGTAGTTGGAAGCTGACTCTCCACCCAAAACTATGATCTTGAGATGGGAATTATAACTTTTAGTGTTATAGCCTGAAAATAACGGCCGTAGAGCTTGAAGCAGTAGAGCATGTTCAAGCCATTGACCTTTGTACAAGAACTGACTTCCCACAATGGAAATGACAATGTCATCTTTCCGTGGAAAGTCCAGATTCTTTGCTTTCCATGCTTCTTCAGGAGATCCGGGAATCACATAAAAGTTGCCCGCATCAAACTCGGAGTAGAGAATCTGCACGAAACAAATAGCAAGTCAACTGAGAAGAAGTAATTATCCAAAGCAGAATGGAGGTTGCACTCTAATCAACAAATATTTACCGGAAGGAGATAATCATGGAAGACCACAACCGATGCCCGACTGAAAATCTTTTTCCAGTCGGTTAGGAGTTCAGTGTGCCCAGTTGAGTTATACTGCCTAGACCGAACAGCAAGGGTTTTCTCATTGATGACCCAAACAAGAGGCAGAGATTTGAAAGGTTCTTGCATGAAGCTGTCAAAGAATAACCATAGTTTAAACTATCAAGAACTTCAGAGAAAAAAATCCACATAGGTAACAAATATATTTGggtgtatataaataaatatacacatTGTATAAGTCCTACGATGATTATAAACCAAAACCAGAACAATGTGATAACCACTCATTCCACCAAAGAACAGAAAAATCTTACCAAGCAAACATACTCCTAGCTTCGAGAGAGTTTACAATGACGCCATCATAGCTTCAAgataagaagaaagaaaatgatcaatGATCAGAAATCATCTCATTGACCAAGTCAAGTCAACTTAATTTCTGCATTACAATAATAGAAGATAAGAACCTATAATGCACTGGAACAAACTCAGATCCATCCACATTATCCAATTAAACCGAATCACATGACTACACTAAATTAATCAAGCAAAGGGAAAAGGCAATATACATACGAGAGCCAGTCGATAACACAACTTGATGCATGGTTAGTCACGAGTATAGTGACTGAAACTCCCATTTGCTGCCAGACTCCATGAACTGGACCGTCTTCGAGTGAGTACACCTAACAAAGACAAGTGTTATCATCACTTCATATTACTAAAGGTACACACACAAATGCATACCTCAATTGCATATCCAATCTCTAGCAGCGCATTGGAGACAGTCACCATTTTCATCTGTTCAGCATCAGCTAACAAATCCGCAAAAAccttaaagaagagaaaaccaTCAGATCTCTCTCAAAAATGGATCAAGTTTCATTATCTAGAAGCTAAAGAACTGACCAGAGCTAGCTTCGGCTTTCGAACTCCAAAACGCTGCGTATTAGTCGTGAGGTTGAAACCATCACTAGTACTAGTTTGAGTAGCATCTCTCCGGAATTTCATCAGAAGCTTGGTAGGCTCTAATCTAACACCCTCGCCGAAATCGAAAACCCCTCTCTCCTCGAAAACGATCAAATCAGGTGGGAGAAGCTCCTTCTTCTTGCTCCTCCACGGCGGTTTATCGGATTTgtcgacgacgacgacgagaCCGGGGAGGAACATCTGGAAgaggacgacgaagaagaagaagacgcacATGGTGCAGATCAGTTGGATGTAGTTGAGCTTCTTGAAGAGGAAGAATCTCGAGAGCCTCGATCTGTTTCTCTGCAAGAACGGGTGTTGCCTTCCCCATCTCGCGGCGGCGGGCTCTCGCTTCGCCGGAATCCCAGATTCCAGAGATCCCATTTGAGAAAGTACATGCAACTCCGGCGAGATTACGGATAATGCGACGAAATCTAGTCACGAGGAAGAGCAGTGGAAGTGCGTGTGGTTAATTCAGTTGAtgacgtagagagagagagagagagagcagggGAAGCGCACAGATGCGTAGATACTTTCTTGTGAGCTTATTAGTAAAAGCtaaggagggagagagagagagggaagctGTTTGTTTCTTTGGAGTCAATGGCTGGCAGAATCGAAGGAGACTGTGTAAGCTGCGCGGATTCGAAGGGAGGAAGTCCAAAGAATTATTTTCTTCCTTGTCTGTCTATTttcacctttttattttattttatttttccttcaTTTTTGTCAGATTTCTATCCTTTTAgagattttaatttgtttttttttaattatgttagaGAACGAGAAATATTATCTTGCTAGTTATGTTTCACGCGTAGTTTACTACTTTATTGAAATCCGATCGACCATTAATCATGCATAAAACtggaaaacaaaacacaaaagaaaaaaattcaataaatatataaaatcatatctgGACAAAATGTCTAGTGAaccaacattttttatttatttatcgcCGTTGGTCTGATAATTTTCATTTATGATTTGCATTTTCGGTAAATCTTACATAAGAAGCATCCTCCAAAAAGcctataaattttttaaatcagtCACATGTTTGTAAAAGTATGGATGATTTGTATATACACATCAACTACAGTgtgttaaaataaataaatataagcgAGTGGACCCTCATATCATATGCTAGCTGTCAGTCttagttttggattttttaatgaattttacaCACCTCGTTGTCAATTAGTATCATTCCAGTTCTTCATATGTGTCAGATTTTTCTATCAACAGTGTAAAGATTTTTTATCTTTCTAGATATATATTTGTAGAGTACACCAGTCCAATAAAATCAGCAAAATACTTTTGTTTACCAATTTTACCGCTAAAAGGTGTAAAAATCCATGATCAGGATTTGATTCTTCTCACTGCAACATCAGTTAAATTTGACAACTGCAAATGCGATACTTGAATGAAGTAATCATAGAAATGGCAGACAAAATGCCAATTATAGCTtggatcaaacaaacaaaaatgtcAATTATAGGCTTATAGCAGTACGTAATGTATATGTGATCCACTGTATTTTTGTGTATACGACTTGAATGAAGTAATCAAATAGAATTTTACCCGACACAGTGTCAATTATAGCAATTTTTGACACAACATTACTTGAATGGATATAACACTCTCACAACTCTAAAAGACTCCTACAAAAAGTTACTCTTTCCACAGGCCTGAAACAATGAAAGAGGGTAGCGACcaaaacaatcttttttttttgcaccaTTTGAAGTTACTCTAATTTTCCTAATGGGGACTCAAGAGCATGATCATCCACTAACCATAGACCATAGTCACGGAAACGTTTGGTCTTCTTTTCAAAACCAACAATGTAGTTATTGTGGATTATCACATGCTTCCCCTTTGTCTCCTTTACCCATGTCTTGTTCTTGAAGTACAATCCTCCCGTTGGGAATGCTGCCTGAGGAAGCAAGTAGAGATCCACCTGCACAACACCCAAAGATCCCAATAAAAGAGTCCATAAAAGCTAAGGTTAAGCTAATGCTGAATCTCAGAGAACCAAAAGGTTTAGCTGTGGAACTTGGAGGAAACAATCTACATCTACCTGATGAGCTGTTTTCATAAGTGCCCAGTTAAAACCAGGCTGGTCATTTGCTTTCTTAGCTTTAGACCAAGGCTGGTCTCGAAGTTCCTCAATCCATTTCCTCATCAGAAGCTTTGCGCCACTAGTGGGGCGCAAGAAAATCATGCAGCTACAAATATAAGGCCTTCCTTTCTTACCCGGAGGCGGTAAATCATGAGAATGATCCAACGGCTTAATCTGCCACCAAaaaatcaataaagaaaataataaacaatcTGAATAATAGTCAAGGAGATGTGTGAAGGAGATTACATACAGCAGTCATGTCATCCATGAAGTATGCATCATGCCTTCCTTCCAAATACTTGAACGGATCTTGGAGCCAGACCATATCAACATCGTTGTACATAACACTGTAACCTAGCTCCACAATTTGCAAGAGATGCTGCGGCCTCCTAGATGTGAAGTTGAAGAAGCCCTAAGATTCAGATAATGATCATTTAGTTAACAAAGATGATTCAAAACAAATTTGATcaaaattagaaagaaaaattGGATGCTACTACACagctaaaaccttaaaccttgaGGGACTAAACAACGAAGTAACCTCAGTTGCACCGTACCGCACTTTGATTCTGTTATGATTCTGTTATGCTTATATAACAAACTTTGATTCCGTCCCGCTTATATTTACCAGATCTAACTGAATCAGTATGATAACAACTAATAAAGATTATGCAATACCTGGGAACCGAATTTGTGAGCGGTTTGAGAATCGAACGCGGGAGGGATGAGAACGGCGTGACCAGGCCATTTCTCGTTAACCTTGTAGAGAGTAGCGTAATCCTCAGCGATGACGAGGACTTTGTCCTGGTGATTCTGCCTGGAGACGCTGATCAGCCAGTTGTTGAGGAAAGGCAAGTACGCATAGCTCACTGCGCAGACGATCACGGTGCCGTTCTTAGCTGCGAATTCAACGGCTTGAGCGAGGGAGTAGTCGCGCCACTTGGACTGAGAAGGAGAGAGCGTGTTTGGGAAGGGGAATAAGGGAGATCCAGCCCAGGGTAGGAAAACGCCGAGGATGACGAGGAGtgcgaggaggaggaggaggccgTTGCGGGAGAGGAGGGAGATGGGACGGTTAGAGAGGGAAGAGTTTGAGAGAGGAGAGGAAGAGAATGGGTTTGTGAATGGGTTTTGGATGGGGCGCTGGTGAAGGTACTTTTGCTGCGccattcaaaacaaaattgagagagagatatatatatatatgtattggtTGAATTCAATACAAAATCAGATTTGGGATTTATTGGAGAATTTTCAGTGAAGAAGAGAGTGTAgatctgatgatgatgatgatgatgagatggTGTGGAGGGAGAGATCTCGAACACATGAAAAGAACAATGGCGATTTGGAAGCAgagtatttttttcatttcagtttcattttaattttttttcttctatactCGGGTTATAGTTTCGGATCTGTCGGTAATAAATGGGCTTGAAAGTTAGGCCCATAAAATCTGCCATTTTATGGCTTGAGTTGAGTAGGAagcttttactaaattacaaataaaaacttttatttattttatattaagtttGGATTTAAGTGgttagatttagagtttaacgTTGAAGCATCGTAACCTACTGGTTAAAGTTTAAAAGTTTTTACACCCAAATATAAGGTTCAAATCACAGACTATGTAATTTCTTGtagattacaggaaatccaggttttaagtcccggagagagcgatttattaaacaattatgcagaatACACGAAAGAAAGTCTTACAAACGTGGATTTTCATCAGGACGGTTCagaggtgatgcagttaggcgtagatctTCATTAAgaaggtagtattgtcggttgtcgaatcgtctatgtaatctttttcatatcataattgtaatatcctaataaatcagcgttaaaaaaaaattagagtttaatatttaagaaatgaggttacaattagagtttatggtttggACTTTGgagtaattaattttttttactctttaattaattatattttgagaGTTTGTTTGCATGCTATTTTTGTCATAATGTTGGGCTTTTACAACAAGCATTTTGGACCTCTCATGTGTCATACCAAAGCTTTTCGCGCTTGCTCagaaatttcaattgttttttctcCCGCGCCCAATTGGTTTTTTTCTCTTACATATTTTTCTGTCTGCATTCAGAAATCAAATCGTTGTTGTCGGAACAACGGACAATCGGAGAGATGGCCGGCGAAAACGCGGCGTCGAGTGCAATATGTTCAATCTGTTACGAAGATCTAAAACCGGTGGCTGAGAATCTGCAATCGATCTCCGCATGTGGCCACGTCTTTCACGAGCTATGGTTAGTACTTGGTAACCACTACTGCAAcaatcaattaatttttatgCTAATCGATTTTTCGTGGAACTCTAGTTTGCAGCAATGGTTCGAGTACTGCCCGAGCACGAACAAGCGAAACTGTCCGATTTGCAAGCAGAAGTGCCTCCTAAAGGATCCTTTCCGGCTCTACTTTCAATCTTCCGGGAACCAAACCGATTCGATTGCATCGCAGAAAGTCGAGGAAGATCCGGTCTTGTTGAGAGGAGAAGTGAAGCGGCTCCAAGGGAAGATACAGAACCTTACTTCAGCTCTGGAGGGACAGCAAAAGAACAATCTTGAAGTCTCCGACCAGGTAAGCACATTTGGGATGAGTAGAAACATTTGATTAGTAGAATCGTGTAAGAAGATAAAGCATAAGGTtatgttattataaatttataaaaaaattttgggtttttttttgcttcttagTTGCATCAGTGCAAGGAGCAATTGAAGGAGGACAAAGCAAGAAGGTGGGAGGCTCTACAAGAGATATCAACCACCCAACACTTGCTTAAAGTAAAGTCAGAGGTattaaactaaactaaactCATCAATGATCCTTAGGTTAGTACAAATTCGTGTTGAGTTTCTtgttattattatgtttt encodes:
- the LOC106438620 gene encoding UDP-D-xylose:L-fucose alpha-1,3-D-xylosyltransferase MGP4, encoding MAQQKYLHQRPIQNPFTNPFSSSPLSNSSLSNRPISLLSRNGLLLLLALLVILGVFLPWAGSPLFPFPNTLSPSQSKWRDYSLAQAVEFAAKNGTVIVCAVSYAYLPFLNNWLISVSRQNHQDKVLVIAEDYATLYKVNEKWPGHAVLIPPAFDSQTAHKFGSQGFFNFTSRRPQHLLQIVELGYSVMYNDVDMVWLQDPFKYLEGRHDAYFMDDMTAIKPLDHSHDLPPPGKKGRPYICSCMIFLRPTSGAKLLMRKWIEELRDQPWSKAKKANDQPGFNWALMKTAHQVDLYLLPQAAFPTGGLYFKNKTWVKETKGKHVIIHNNYIVGFEKKTKRFRDYGLWLVDDHALESPLGKLE